The following proteins are co-located in the Blastopirellula sediminis genome:
- a CDS encoding NAD(P)-dependent alcohol dehydrogenase, which produces MNTFRNSSRRHFIRTTAIAGAGVLLANSLGSQSAFASVREGNVQAKGLASQDKSGTLTSWSFERRPLGDNDVLIDIKFCGICHSDIHQMRGHWSPQKYPQVPGHEIAGIVAAVGKNVTKFKVGDRAGVGCMVNSCLECPSCLGGEENHCDRSKTVFTYGSTEESSPTGITQGGYASNIVVRDHFVVRIPDHIELKHAAPLLCAGITTYSPLMQADISKGDKVGVAGIGGLGHMAIMLAASKGAEVHAFTTSPSKVDDIKGFGAKEVIVVDDLSKLKAHHGSLDYMISTIPYDYDVAAYAMALKPRREFTQVGMPIQGKLTINNFLMIRNRVNFNGSLIGGMAETQAVVNYCADNKLFPQIDVIKADAVNNAWDKVVNKEARYRYVIDASTI; this is translated from the coding sequence ATGAACACTTTTCGCAATTCGTCCCGAAGACATTTTATTCGTACCACTGCGATTGCTGGTGCTGGCGTATTACTGGCAAACTCACTAGGAAGTCAATCCGCTTTCGCCAGTGTGCGAGAGGGAAATGTTCAAGCCAAGGGATTGGCGTCCCAGGACAAGTCCGGAACATTGACTTCCTGGTCATTCGAGCGGCGCCCTCTCGGTGACAATGATGTGCTTATCGACATCAAGTTCTGTGGCATTTGCCATTCCGATATTCATCAAATGCGAGGTCACTGGTCTCCCCAAAAATACCCGCAAGTTCCCGGGCATGAAATCGCCGGTATCGTAGCGGCCGTTGGAAAGAACGTCACTAAGTTTAAAGTCGGAGACAGGGCAGGTGTTGGCTGCATGGTCAACAGCTGTCTCGAGTGTCCGAGTTGTCTAGGTGGCGAGGAAAACCACTGCGATAGAAGCAAGACGGTTTTTACCTATGGCTCAACTGAAGAAAGCTCGCCAACCGGCATTACGCAGGGAGGCTACGCCAGCAACATCGTGGTCAGAGATCACTTTGTCGTTCGCATCCCTGACCACATTGAATTGAAGCACGCCGCACCGCTACTTTGTGCAGGAATTACGACGTACTCGCCGCTGATGCAAGCTGATATTTCCAAGGGCGACAAAGTCGGTGTTGCTGGAATCGGCGGTCTTGGTCACATGGCAATCATGCTTGCTGCATCGAAAGGAGCGGAAGTTCACGCTTTTACGACGTCGCCAAGCAAGGTCGATGACATCAAGGGTTTTGGTGCAAAAGAGGTCATCGTTGTTGACGACTTGTCCAAACTAAAAGCTCACCACGGTTCGCTTGACTACATGATTTCGACGATTCCCTACGACTACGACGTGGCGGCATACGCGATGGCACTCAAGCCGCGTAGAGAATTCACCCAGGTGGGAATGCCCATTCAAGGCAAACTGACAATCAACAATTTCTTGATGATTCGCAACCGAGTGAACTTCAACGGTTCACTCATCGGCGGAATGGCTGAAACCCAGGCAGTGGTCAATTACTGTGCTGATAACAAGCTTTTTCCTCAAATTGACGTCATTAAGGCAGACGCCGTCAACAACGCCTGGGACAAAGTCGTGAACAAAGAAGCTCGTTATCGATACGTTATTGACGCATCTACAATCTAA
- a CDS encoding alpha/beta hydrolase yields MRTKARSSRSFTYLALSILGGMLAGTETVVADDKPQWDKTFPQSEKVVHRKVEFKNRYGITLAADLYQPKDRGDKRLPAIAVSGPFGAVKEQSSGLYAQTMAERGFVTLAFDPSYTGESSGEPRNVASPDINTEDFSAAVDFLGLQSSVDRERIGVIGICGWGGMALNAAAVDKRIKAVATSTMYDMSRVMSKGYNDSVTKEDRTQTLEQLSQQRWQDAENGQPEYGPISLELKGGEPQFVVDYAGYYKQPRGFHPRSINSNGSWTVTNPLSFMNMPLLTYVDEISPRPILLIHGEKAHSRYFSETAFEAAAEPKELLIIKGANHVDLYDRVDVIPFDKLASFFVEHLKYHTLARGK; encoded by the coding sequence ATGAGAACAAAAGCCCGATCCAGTCGCTCCTTTACCTATCTCGCACTGTCAATCCTGGGTGGAATGCTGGCTGGCACAGAGACAGTTGTCGCAGATGACAAGCCGCAATGGGATAAGACCTTTCCACAAAGCGAAAAGGTCGTTCATCGGAAAGTCGAATTCAAAAATCGCTATGGAATCACCTTAGCGGCCGATCTGTACCAGCCGAAAGACCGTGGTGATAAACGGCTGCCCGCGATCGCAGTTAGCGGTCCGTTTGGTGCGGTGAAGGAACAGTCATCTGGCTTGTACGCGCAAACGATGGCAGAACGAGGATTCGTCACTCTGGCCTTCGATCCGTCCTACACCGGGGAGAGCAGCGGCGAGCCACGCAATGTTGCCTCGCCTGACATCAATACCGAGGATTTCAGCGCTGCGGTCGATTTTCTCGGTCTGCAATCTTCTGTGGATCGCGAACGGATCGGAGTTATCGGCATTTGCGGTTGGGGCGGAATGGCCTTAAACGCCGCTGCCGTCGACAAACGCATCAAGGCCGTCGCAACCAGCACGATGTATGACATGAGTCGGGTGATGTCCAAAGGCTACAACGACAGCGTCACCAAGGAAGATCGCACCCAAACGCTAGAGCAACTAAGTCAACAACGCTGGCAAGATGCGGAAAATGGCCAACCCGAATATGGCCCCATCTCTCTCGAACTTAAGGGCGGCGAACCGCAGTTCGTAGTGGACTACGCCGGTTACTACAAGCAGCCGCGTGGTTTCCACCCGCGATCAATTAACTCGAACGGCTCGTGGACAGTGACCAATCCACTGTCATTCATGAACATGCCGCTTCTCACCTACGTCGACGAGATTTCGCCTCGCCCGATACTCTTGATTCATGGCGAAAAGGCCCACTCGCGCTATTTCAGCGAAACGGCATTTGAAGCTGCCGCAGAGCCGAAAGAACTACTCATCATTAAGGGAGCGAATCACGTTGATCTTTACGACCGAGTTGACGTGATTCCATTCGACAAACTCGCATCCTTCTTCGTCGAACATTTGAAATATCACACCCTCGCTAGAGGAAAGTAA
- a CDS encoding AraC family transcriptional regulator, with amino-acid sequence MNTAKTEQQRLASMLDKVAIAEGMSRTDVDGVEVFRASSPTARAPIVYLPRILIVGQGRKQAFLGGETYVYDPSNYLVLTVPLPAECETIASPSEPVLLLSIQLDQAMVGEMILELEDYPRSDTPTPRGISSTPMSTEMAGAVIRLLECLTKPADSRILGRQCVREIVYRVLQSEQGGVVRALASRDDHFARIARVLRQIHIDFAKPTSVEELARKAGMSVAAFHQNFKLVTSSSPLQYIKRIRLDQAKSLMAHEGYNASTAAQAVGYESPSQFSREFKRVYGLTPSEEAERTRARLVAS; translated from the coding sequence ATGAACACAGCAAAGACTGAGCAGCAGCGATTGGCGAGCATGCTCGACAAGGTAGCCATCGCAGAAGGGATGAGCCGAACGGACGTCGATGGAGTCGAAGTTTTTCGAGCTTCGTCGCCAACTGCCCGCGCACCGATTGTCTACCTCCCGCGCATTCTCATTGTTGGACAAGGACGAAAGCAGGCGTTTCTCGGAGGCGAAACGTATGTGTATGACCCAAGCAACTACCTTGTCCTGACTGTTCCGCTACCGGCAGAGTGCGAGACGATTGCCAGTCCGTCGGAGCCAGTGCTGTTACTTTCCATCCAACTTGATCAGGCGATGGTGGGAGAGATGATATTGGAGCTGGAGGACTATCCACGTTCAGATACGCCAACGCCGCGCGGAATTTCCTCAACGCCAATGAGCACAGAAATGGCTGGAGCGGTTATTCGGCTCCTAGAGTGCCTCACGAAACCCGCCGACAGTCGCATTCTTGGTCGGCAGTGTGTTAGAGAGATCGTGTATCGCGTGCTGCAAAGTGAGCAGGGGGGTGTTGTTCGGGCGCTGGCGAGTCGGGATGACCACTTTGCCAGGATTGCTCGCGTGTTGCGGCAGATTCACATTGATTTTGCCAAACCGACGAGCGTGGAGGAGTTGGCAAGAAAGGCCGGGATGAGCGTTGCCGCGTTTCATCAGAACTTCAAGTTGGTGACGTCAAGTTCTCCTCTTCAATATATTAAACGAATCAGACTCGATCAGGCCAAATCGCTCATGGCCCATGAAGGCTACAACGCAAGCACGGCTGCTCAGGCAGTTGGTTATGAAAGCCCCTCACAGTTCAGCCGCGAATTCAAACGAGTCTACGGCCTAACGCCATCGGAAGAGGCTGAGCGAACGCGAGCACGGCTGGTCGCAAGTTAA